The nucleotide sequence GATTGAACTGGAAAAGGGCGCTGTACCCGTACCTAAAGTGATCGAGGGAACCGGCGGAAATGCATGGTCTCCAGCCACATTGAAGTTGAAGACCGGTGACGTGGTAGAGTTCAAGGTTACCGGCAGCACGCATGGAGTTGCGTTCAATAACAGTGATCATGCAATACAGGTGTTTGAATTTCTCGATGGATTCGAATTGAAGCAGCATAACTTCTCCGGGACTATTCGCTCAACTCACGCAAACGGTACAGGAATCAACAAAGATAACAACGGCGGACTACTGATTCGAGCCAAAGTGAAGGCAATTCCTGATGGTGTCTCCGAGCTTAATTACTTCTGCTCACTTCACGGTAATAACATGTCGGGGAAGATTGAACTGGAAAAGGGCGCTGTACCCGTACCTAAAGTGATCGAGGGAACCGGCGGAAATGCATGGTCTCCAGCCACATTGAAGTTGAAGACCGGTGACGTGGTAGAGTTCAAGGTTACCGGCAGCACGCATGGAGTTGCGTTCAATAACGGTGATCATGCAATACAGGTGTTTGAATTTCTCGATGGATTCGAATTGAAGCAGCATAACTTCTCCGGGACTATTCGCTCAACTCACGCAAACGGTACAGGAATCAACAAAGATAACAACGGCGGACTACTGATTCGAGCCAAAGTGAAGGCAATTCCTGATGGTGTCTCCGAGCTTAATTACTTCTGCTCACTTCATGGTAATGACATGTCGGGGAAGATTGTGCTGGAGAAGGACACAGCACACGCTGACCACACTATTCATGGTGTTAGTGATGATGGAAACCAATCCTGGATAGTGAACGGGATTCCTGCCGCAAATCTTGATGTTAAAGCCGGCCAGATCATTGAATGGCGTGTCAGGGAGGGATTTCATGGATTACGTTTCACATCATGGGCCAGAGACAGGAAGCACATTGCAGTGATCAAGGATGGTGACATCGGGTTCATGCATTTGCTGGGACGTAACCCGACAGCATCCAAGGTGGAGAATGATGTCATGCTGCGAGTTCGGATTGACGATGCGGATGTGGGAACAGAGATTCCTTTTTCCAGTCTTGTGCATCCGAGCATGAAAGGCAAGTTAACGGTCATTGCTGATAGCAACTGAATACTAATCAGATTTCAAGAAAGATATAAGCATGTCATTGCTCTTAACGCTCAACGGTTCGTCCACCTTGGATGCATTTCTGATTGCACCTCACAACAATCAGGTGTTTCCCTCGATTCTTGGTCTAGCCACCGATGATGGCACCACGGTCGATGTTGAGATTCAGGTGTCGGCGCAGGGTGCTGGCATAGTATTGTCTCAAACCAACATCACGGTCGGATCAGGTGGGTCGACCGTTTCTGTCCACGCCATTTCTCCAAGCCTCGTTCGTAACGACACAACTCTGAATATTTTGGTAGGCGGAGTGCTCGAAGGTTCGATCAGCTTGACTGCGATCTCAAACCCGAGAGTATGGTTCGATGGTCGGTTTGAGGTGCGGTTTGCGACTGGCCAGGGTTTTTACAACGATCCACGGGGCAATCCCGATGGAACAGGGCGTGGTTGGATGTGGGCATTGGAGGGTGAGCCTGATTTCGTTCCCGCAGACAGTGTTCCGGACCGCATTGAAAAACCGGTCGGGCGGGTAATCAGGTTTCACAATCCTGTTGCACCACGTTCACATGTTCCGCCGATCGGAGTGTTTGTAAAAGCTGTCGAAGGTGAAGTCGGAGGTACGAAAGAACGTTTCACAGGCGGAGATCCAATGGTCGGCGCAGCGGTTAATCTTGGGCCGAACACGTACTTCGCTTCCAATCAACCAGTAAACCCGGCTGACCGCACTGCAGGGAGACTTCCTGAGGAACGTCATGGCGATGGAGAACAGCCGCTGGCGTTATTCCAGTGCCGCTTGGGCGATCAATTTAGTGGGGGTTCTAAAACCGGAGCGTTCGTTCCGGGTACGACCGAAAGTCAGTCACCTCGCAATCCAGATTTCCGACCATACGCGCAGGGGCTTACGGTTTTGAGTCCAGGCGAACGCGCAGCATTTCCGTTCTTATCCCTCGGAGAATTTTCGACTCAACGAGTCAATCAGCTGCTATCCGAATTTGTTGCGCTAAAAGCAGCTGGTCAGACGAATTCGGTCGAATTTCGTAACTTGCGACTCCGGATCGGCCATTTGTTACCTCTGCTCGAGCAATCTCTGCAGAATCAAATCATTGCAGATCATGGCCCTGACGGTGTAACACGGTTAGTACCAAGCCAGTCGTTTGGATGGGGACAGCGGGAGGTCTATCGCGGAATGATCAATGAGTCGATCAATATTCAACCCAACGATTCATCCATCCTGTCGTATTTTTCGCAATTTCCATCCTTTCACTTTCTGTGCGTGTTTTTCAACTTTCACACCGATGAAGCGTGTGGACACTGCTACGGTGCAGTGGATCCGTCGCAGCAACCGCCCACACTTTAACCGCAGATCAATACTAGTTATCCAGAGATGTCACTATGAAGAGAACCATAAAACGAGTATGTACAAAAACGTTTTGGATTATGGGACTTATTGCCGTTACACAAGTCATGCTTACACCAGGATTCGTTAGTGCTGCTTCCTGGGAAATCACGGCAACGAGCGGATTCCAATGGGATCCAAGTGAGGTGAAGTTGAGCTTGGGTGATGACGTTACTTTCAAGCTAAGCGGTGATCCTCAGGGCATACCTCATGGACTTCATTTCAATGACTGGGATTCTATCAAACAAGTATTTGAGATTGAAGCCGTCCAAGGTCAACAGTCATTCAATGCCACAACGGGACAGAACAGCGCTTCAACTAATATGGCGAACAAGGTGTTGTTCAAGGCCAAAATCAAGAGCATTCCGGACGGACTCAGCGAAATCTCGTATGTATGTATTGAACATGGTGGGATGAGAGGCAATATCGTTCTCGGGGCCACGGACGGCGATATGGGCGTTGAAAAGATGGTTAGGCGACTGTCTCCTTCAATGCAGCGACGCATGTTGAAATTTATCAACCAAGCGCGAAGTCCCAGGGAGTTAACTAAGTCGCCACAGGAACGTCGTGTCAAATTTGAACATGGTCCATCGGCAGCCAGGCCAAAATACGACCGGCGGCACGAAGGGGTGGTTGCATATGACTTGGCTACTGCGAAAATGATGTTGGAGAATCGTCCGCTGGACGGGTATACGGATGTTAGAGATTGCCTCAAGCTCTACAAGGAATCTGAGACCGAAAGGTTTGAAGATCTATTAAACTCACTCGGTCCACCCCAGTTTGGCGAATGGCGGGAAGTTGCAACCGTTGCGGAAGGTGACGAAGAAGAGCCTGTCATGCATGCGGCGATGTTGCATACGGGAAAAGTTCTGCTCATTCCAAGCAATAACAGAACAGTTCTTTGGGATCCCGACCCAGCGGTCGCAACGCCCATCGAAATCATCAACGGAGAACAGGCGGGAACGGGGTTAACTGCAAATCTCTTTTGTAGTGGTCATTCATTTCTTTCTGATGGTCGCTTGCTTGTAGTTGGAGGAGGAGGTGGCAATCCGGGAGCCGCATCTTCGATTCAGGGATGGAAATTTGATCCCAAAACAATCAAATGGACTCGAACCAGTAACGATATGTCGTTCCAACGCTGGTATCCCACACTGGTTACCTTGGCAGACGAGCCTGGCAAGGTACTGGTTGCTGCGGGGGCTACCGGAATGGGCGTCGCGGATTTCATGGAGATATATTCCGAAGTTACCGACAAATTTGAACCTGTCACGGCCACAGGGCCAGTGGGAGAATTGCTCTTTCCACCGACCTATCCAGGTCTGCATTTGCTGCCTGGCGGGGAAGTATTCCATACTCCCGTTGGATTTGGTGATTGCAATCAGAGCCCAAGTGGCGCGTCAGCGGACCCCACAGCAATCTTCGCTTTCTCAAACCCGGCGAGAACTATGGGGGCGTGGTCGACACTTGAAAACAATCATCGGCGGAAGGGAATGTCAGTGTTGTTGCTTGAGCCCACAAGTCCATTTGTGCGAGTACTTGCAATTGGTGGTGGAGATGCTGGTACCAGTGGGACTGGTCAAACAATCGACTTGAGTACATTCTCGCCCACTTGGGAACCAGCGTTTCCCCTGCTAGAGGAACGGGTGCACCCCAATGCCGTGATCTTGCCCGATGGTACAGTATTTATTTGTGGTGGCATGGAAGCAGGAACTAAGCCTCCCCCAAACGGCGGAAGATGCGAATTGTATGATTCCAAGACGGGTTCAATTGCCGAGATGGACGAGTTGGCCCGGCCAAGACATTACCACTCTGTGGCAATACTCCTGCCAACGGGTGAAGTCATGGCAGCAGGAGGTGCAGGTAGAGGTGGCTGTGATGTCAGCAGGCATAACACCATTGAAGTATTTAAGCCGCCGTATCTTTTTCGAGGCGATCGTCCTGTAATTAATTCAATGAGATCGGAAGTGGAACATGGTGCAGCGTTTGAAATCGATACCCCGAATCCTTCGGCTATCTCGAAGATCGTTCTTGCGAGACCTATGGCTGTTACGCATCAGACCGACAGCGAGCAGCGAATGATCACATTGACTTACACTGTAACTGGTCCTGGGACTATTGAAGCAATAGCACCCGCAGGCTCACCGAACTCAATCGCGCCACCTGGTTACTATATGCTCTTCATCCTCAATCAGGATAGAGTACCATCGGTAGCCAAGTGGATCCTTCTCAAATAAACAACAAGGATAGCAAATGTATTACCGATTTGTTTCACTCTTTTGCATCTGTTCTGTTTATGTCACCGGTGGATTTGCTGTTGACGGCATTGCATCTGATGGGTTTCAAAGAACGTCTTTTGATTCGCCGAAGCAAGTCGCAGAGCATTGGGATGTCAGAAATCAGGATGGCAAAAAGATCGTGCACAGCAAACTGAAGGGATCCCCCTGCGTGATTGTACTTTTTCGGGGACATGGGTGTTATCATTGCGTCAAACAGCTAGGCGAAATCGTCGAAGTAGAATCTCGCTTTCGGAGTCGCGGCGTACGTTTGATTGCCGTATCGGATGAATCTGTAGAAGAGATGGGTAAAGCACTTCGCAATCGACCTCTTCCCTTTCCAGTTCTCTCTGACGTCAGGTCAAAATTAGCCAAGTTCCTGGGAAGTGACAAGATTGAAAATTGGCATGGAATTCTTATTTTGGACTCGAATGGCAAAGCAAGGTGGCTTCTATGCGGATCAAAGCCGCTAATGGATTTCCGAGAAGTGCTTTCTCAAATTGATAGTTTGCAACTTTCAACTACTCCTCTTGAGACCCACGGTCTTGAATCGCGGGTTGACTAGAGCGCGTCACATTTTAGTCTAGCGCGAATGCGGTAAGTCGGGTAGACTGGTGAGGTCTCATTTCATGGAAGATTTGTAACCGTTTCAGCAAATACGCAGTCTATCAATGACTGAACTGAATCGCTGCCTTCTTTGGTCACAGCAGGGACAGCATTTTTCCGATTCGGTCAGGTCGATGCCCTGCAGCAGGAGTGCCAGATCGGTGGATGAAAGTGACAGACCATGTGTGCCTTCTGGACCGGAAAGACGCTGGTACGTGCCCGCTTCCAGGCGTTTGTACCAGATAGCCAGGCCTTCGTGGTCCCAGTAGAGCAGCTTGTTTCGATCCTGTTTTTTGTTGAGAAATACAAACAGTCCCCCATCTAGTACGTTTTGCTGCAGGTAGACTTCGGTCATCCGCATCAGCCCGTCAAAACTTTTACGCATATCAGTGGGGACCGTGCAGAAATCAATGCGGGTCGGCAGATTCAGCATGCGCGCTGCTCCAGCACGGCTAGCACGGTTTCAGGCGTGGTCCGATCACAGCCGCTTCCGGTACGAACGGTCGTGCCGTGTGAGAACACGATTTCAATCGGCGCGGCAGGGAGTTGGACTTCAACGGGAAGAAAGGAAGTTGCAGCGGTGTTCGCGGCATCGCGTTTTTTCAGTTCCCGCCGCCAGTAATGGTACACTGGTTCGCTCAGTCCCTCACGCTGGCAGAAGGCACGGATCGAAAGTCCTGACTGCATGCGGTCTGAAATCGTTGTTCGCCAGAACGCTTCACGGTCCGGGTTCCGCCGCTGATCGGCACGTTGTGTTGGCTGGGATGCAGGCATCGATTTCGCTCCTGAATATGTTGGTGGTTGAAACACATTCAGAATACGTCACACGTCAAGGTGTATTTGGTGGGCCGGTTACGTTCATCAAGGCGTTCCACATGGTTAACATCCGGGTTATTGCTGCCCGATAGCGACGGATGGTTTGCAGGGAAGATCGCAAAACCGGTTCATGATGATTGAGCCAGCGTTGTTGTAAATCATCAATACCTACAGGATCGAAATTGAACACCGAATGAGTATGAGACTCTATCTGGGAGTTGTTACGCGCGGCCATCTGCCGCGCCTCTTCTTTATCCGCACCTATTTTGGGTCGCAAACGCTTTCCATTTTCAAGGTAGGTGAGATACCAGATTTTACCGCGGAGATCGCCACGAACTTTACCGATTTGGAACGATGTCTTCCGATTTTGCTTTGATGATTGCTTCATCAACAGAGCCTTTCAGAGAACCCCCGTGCCACAAAACGCCACATAATGTGCCACAAATGGGAAGCTCTGGAGCGGTCCAGATAAAGAAAATGCCGCTGAGTTATAGGCTTACAACTCAACGGCAATCAAATAAACGGAGAGGGGGGGATTCGAACCCCCGGTACCTTGCGGCACGCCGGTTTTCAAGACCGGTGCAATCGGCCACTCTGCCACCTCTCCTGCAGCCCGAAATTCCTTGAAGGACTGGGCTTCGGTCGAAAGTATATAGACTCTCACCAAGCTTGTAAAGTCTCATATTTGTTCTGTTTCCGCATGATTTGAGCGCAAATCACGCGGGTTTCCAGTTAAAACGAATGTACTGCATCTGATTGCCGTCATCATCCGTTAAAAGGTAGTTTTCTCACTTCTCTGACGCCGTTCTTTGACTAGAACGGATTATACTACAGTCTTAAACCAGTTTTTTATCGCAATATCTGATCAACCGGAAAACATCAGGCGACCATTGTCTGATAGAGGAAACAACCGTGGCGGAACGTGGAACAGTTCATCTCAATATGATCGTCACTAAAACCGGGGATCAGGGGCAGACCTGCCTCAATGATGGCTCACGGATCTCGAAAGCCAGCCCGCGAATCAAAGCTTTAGCCTCCATCGAACAAGTGGCTGTGAAACTGGGCTACTTCATTCACGTTTGTGAAGACCAGATCCTGCAGGTCAAGCTGCCTGAAAATCGCAGTTGTGAGATCAAACTGACGCAACTGGCGACTTCATTTCAGCAGGAAATGTATGACATCGGTTCCGATATCAGCACGCCATTCGTCGACGGCGAAGACCGAATACGCTTCCCCCAGGAATCAGTTGAGGAACTGACTGAACTGATTGGCAGGCTGACGCTGGCCCTGGAACCACTGGATTCATTCATTCTTCCCCAGGGAAGTCTGCGTGTGCTCATCGCTCATGATATCCGCACGCTGGTGCGACAGGCGGAAATTCACGTCTGGGATATTGAAGAGGCAGTAAACCCCGCTGTGCCTCAATTTCTCAACCGGCTGTCTGACTTCTGGTTCGTACTCGGTAGAATTCTGTTCGCCGAGGAGACTCAAACCGGGGGAACTGAAAATCAAAAATGGGAACCCCGACAGAAACAGGATCGGGGCTGCCGGTTCACTTAAACTTAAAACCCGGCCGCTGATTAGCGTGCCTTCGTGTCAGCATAGCCTCCCCATTGATGATACTCGCTCCAACTGGCCGTAGAGATACTACAGTAAAACGGGACACAGTCTAGTCCATCAGTACCGGCCGTAACCAGCGTTCCATGTCTTCCAGGCTCATCTTTTTCCGTTCTGCCAGAGATTCCAGTTGATCCCGGTCAATTTTTCCCGTGTGGAAATAACGAGATTCGGGAGCAGAAAAATACCAGCCGGACACGGCTGCAGTCGGGTACATTGCGAAATGTTCGGTCAGATTCACCCCAATCTCTTGTTCCGCATTCAACATCTTGAACAAGGTCGCCTTCTCGGTATGATCGGGACAGGATGGATAGCCGGGAGCCGGACGAATCCCCTGGTACTCTTCCTTTATCAATGCATCGTTGCTCAGCGATTCATCAGCCGCATACCCCCAGAATTCTCTGCGGACGCGTGCATGCAGATGCTCGGCAAAGGCTTCCGCCAGTCGATCTGCCAGTGCTTTGACCATGATGCTGCTGTAGTCGTCATGCTCTGCTTCATACGACTTCGCCAGCTCCTCAGCTCCAATTCCCGCAGTTACCACGAAACCACCAATGTAGTCCTGTTGTCCGCTTTCTTTCGGCGCAATGAAATCCGCCAGCGACATCAGCGGCTTCTCTTCCTGTCCGCGTTTGCGTACCTGTTGTCGGATATGATGCAGATTCGCAATGACTTCGCCGCGATTTTCATCTGCATAGACTTCAATATCATCCCCCTGCATACGATTCGCGGGCCAGAAACCGATGACAGCCCGCGCCTTAAGCAACTTTTCGTCGATGATCTTCTTCAGCATGGCCTGCCCGCTTTCAAACAGATCACGGGCGGCTTCACCCACCACGTCATCTTCCAGAATTCGGGGATACTTTCCAACCAGATTCCAGCTGATGAAAAACGGTGTCCAGTCGATATAATCGACCAGTTTTTCCAGAGGATAATCATCAAG is from Gimesia maris and encodes:
- the tnpA gene encoding IS66 family insertion sequence element accessory protein TnpA; translation: MPASQPTQRADQRRNPDREAFWRTTISDRMQSGLSIRAFCQREGLSEPVYHYWRRELKKRDAANTAATSFLPVEVQLPAAPIEIVFSHGTTVRTGSGCDRTTPETVLAVLEQRAC
- a CDS encoding peroxiredoxin family protein, with the protein product MYYRFVSLFCICSVYVTGGFAVDGIASDGFQRTSFDSPKQVAEHWDVRNQDGKKIVHSKLKGSPCVIVLFRGHGCYHCVKQLGEIVEVESRFRSRGVRLIAVSDESVEEMGKALRNRPLPFPVLSDVRSKLAKFLGSDKIENWHGILILDSNGKARWLLCGSKPLMDFREVLSQIDSLQLSTTPLETHGLESRVD
- a CDS encoding galactose oxidase early set domain-containing protein, whose amino-acid sequence is MKRTIKRVCTKTFWIMGLIAVTQVMLTPGFVSAASWEITATSGFQWDPSEVKLSLGDDVTFKLSGDPQGIPHGLHFNDWDSIKQVFEIEAVQGQQSFNATTGQNSASTNMANKVLFKAKIKSIPDGLSEISYVCIEHGGMRGNIVLGATDGDMGVEKMVRRLSPSMQRRMLKFINQARSPRELTKSPQERRVKFEHGPSAARPKYDRRHEGVVAYDLATAKMMLENRPLDGYTDVRDCLKLYKESETERFEDLLNSLGPPQFGEWREVATVAEGDEEEPVMHAAMLHTGKVLLIPSNNRTVLWDPDPAVATPIEIINGEQAGTGLTANLFCSGHSFLSDGRLLVVGGGGGNPGAASSIQGWKFDPKTIKWTRTSNDMSFQRWYPTLVTLADEPGKVLVAAGATGMGVADFMEIYSEVTDKFEPVTATGPVGELLFPPTYPGLHLLPGGEVFHTPVGFGDCNQSPSGASADPTAIFAFSNPARTMGAWSTLENNHRRKGMSVLLLEPTSPFVRVLAIGGGDAGTSGTGQTIDLSTFSPTWEPAFPLLEERVHPNAVILPDGTVFICGGMEAGTKPPPNGGRCELYDSKTGSIAEMDELARPRHYHSVAILLPTGEVMAAGGAGRGGCDVSRHNTIEVFKPPYLFRGDRPVINSMRSEVEHGAAFEIDTPNPSAISKIVLARPMAVTHQTDSEQRMITLTYTVTGPGTIEAIAPAGSPNSIAPPGYYMLFILNQDRVPSVAKWILLK
- the tnpB gene encoding IS66 family insertion sequence element accessory protein TnpB (TnpB, as the term is used for proteins encoded by IS66 family insertion elements, is considered an accessory protein, since TnpC, encoded by a neighboring gene, is a DDE family transposase.), encoding MLNLPTRIDFCTVPTDMRKSFDGLMRMTEVYLQQNVLDGGLFVFLNKKQDRNKLLYWDHEGLAIWYKRLEAGTYQRLSGPEGTHGLSLSSTDLALLLQGIDLTESEKCCPCCDQRRQRFSSVIDRLRIC
- a CDS encoding ATP:cob(I)alamin adenosyltransferase → MAERGTVHLNMIVTKTGDQGQTCLNDGSRISKASPRIKALASIEQVAVKLGYFIHVCEDQILQVKLPENRSCEIKLTQLATSFQQEMYDIGSDISTPFVDGEDRIRFPQESVEELTELIGRLTLALEPLDSFILPQGSLRVLIAHDIRTLVRQAEIHVWDIEEAVNPAVPQFLNRLSDFWFVLGRILFAEETQTGGTENQKWEPRQKQDRGCRFT